Proteins found in one Scomber scombrus chromosome 15, fScoSco1.1, whole genome shotgun sequence genomic segment:
- the prrc1 gene encoding protein PRRC1, producing the protein MMEESGIETTPPASPTPPLSVAATVSPPPLSIGLSSSLSSPGISSPPPPVSAALSPVPSLPPFGSPVSPPPSLSSHFPPPATLSSPFTSSSPFPPTASPSVPPMPSMPSSIRPPLPSASGVFAPPVGPPVSSFSMSAGYDITRGHAGRTPQTPLMPTFSSPTAMPGVVSNPMVQQPVMTGGLVTGSPITFPEEQEDPRTSVDINTGGGIWGFFKGVAGNTVVKSVLDKTKHSVESMITTLDPGMAPYIKSGGDIDVVVTSDKEVNVVAVRDAFQEVFGMAMVTGEPGQSNIAPQPVGYAAGVKGAQERIDSLRRAGVIHEKQPVVSLENFIAELFPDKWFDIGCLILEDPGHSIRIEVFTQATPLALEHVQQAQSLTPPDYSLRWSGLIVTVGEVLERSLPNINRTEWHQAMTGMTQRQMIQSAAKALAGIYKLQLPPRTM; encoded by the exons ATGATGGAAGAGAGCGGAATTGAGACTACACCTCCTGCCAGCCCTACACCTCCTCTGAGTGTAGCTGCCACAGTCAGCCCCCCACCATTGAGCATAG GTCTGTCCAGCTCCTTGTCCTCCCCAGGAATCagttctccccccccccctgtctCCGCTGCTCTCTCCCCTgttccctccctacctcccttcgGCAGCCCTGTGTCTCCAccaccctccctctcctcccacttTCCCCCTCCCGCCaccctttcctcccccttcacCAGCAGCTCTCCCTTCCCTCCCACCGCATCCCCCTCAGTGCCTCCCATGCCCTCCATGCCCTCCTCCATCCGACCACCGCTTCCCTCGGCTTCTGGCGTGTTCGCCCCTCCCGTAGGACCGCCTGTATCCAGCTTCTCCATGAGTGCAGGATATGACATCACACGGGGTCACGCCGGTCGAACCCCGCAGACCCCGCTGATGCCAACATTTTCCAGTCCTACCGCCATGCCAG GCGTAGTGTCTAACCCCATGGTTCAGCAGCCAGTCATGACAGGAGGATTAGTTACTGGATCTCCCATCACTTTCCCAGAGGAGCAGGAGGACCCCAGAACCTCTGTAGACATCAACACAGGTGGAGGCATCTGGGGCTTTTTCAAG GGAGTAGCAGGGAACACTGTCGTAAAGTCAGTCCTGGATAAAACCAAACACTCTGTGGAGTCCATGATCACCACTCTGGATCCTGGCATGGCTCCATATATCA AGTCTGGAGGGGACATTGACGTTGTGGTGACGTCAGATAAAGAGGTGAATGTGGTCGCGGTCAGAGATGCCTTTCAGGAGGTGTTTGGGATGGCCATGGTCACCGGAGAGCCCGGTCAGTCCAACATTGCTCCGCAGCCAGTGGGCTATGCAGCCGGGGTCAAG ggGGCCCAGGAGCGCATTGACAGCCTTAGACGGGCCGGTGTGATCCATGAGAAGCAGCCAGTGGTCTCTCTGGAAAACTTCATCGCTGAGCTCTTTCCTGACAA GTGGTTTGACATTGGCTGTTTGATCCTGGAGGACCCTGGTCACAGCATCAGAATCGAGGTCTTCACCCAGGCAACTCCTCTGGCTCTGGAGCACGTCCAACAG GCTCAGTCCCTGACCCCTCCAGACTACAGCCTGCGCTGGTCGGGTCTGATCGTTACGGTGGGGGAGGTCCTGGAGCGCAGCCTGCCCAACATCAACAGGACAGAATGGCATCAGGCCATGACGGGCATGACACAACGCCAGATGATCCAGAGTGCTGCCAAAGCCCTGGCTGGAATCTACAAACTGCAGCTGCCACCCAGGACTATGTGA
- the LOC133994978 gene encoding uncharacterized protein LOC133994978 produces MLLSSIFIDNEVHLKRLGQSGVKRMPERPLWELQCHCPAPVTHFSSQMMEGEPFTSALSSLLYSAGGHFIALSSSSSSSSSSSSDSAIAAMSLEQKTTFALVIFLFVFLLILIVRCFRILLDPYRSMPTSTWADGLDGLEKGQFDYTLA; encoded by the coding sequence ATGCTTTTGTCTTCCATATTTATAGACAATGAGGTCCATCTAAAGAGGCTGGGCCAGTCTGGTGTGAAGAGGATGCCAGAGCGCCCCCTGTGGGAGCTGCAGTGCCACTGTCCTGCCCCCGTCACACACTTTTCTTCCCAGATGATGGAAGGAGAGCCCTTCacctctgctctctcctctctgctgtactCCGCCGGGGGACACTTTATCGCcctctcctcgtcctcctcttcttcctcctcgtcctcttcgGATTCAGCTATCGCTGCCATGTCCCTGGAGCAGAAGACCACTTTTGCCTTGGtcatatttctctttgttttcctcctAATCCTCATCGTGCGATGCTTCCGTATCCTGCTGGACCCCTACCGGAGTATGCCTACCTCCACCTGGGCTGATGGCCTGGATGGTCTGGAGAAGGGCCAGTTCGACTATACTCTGGCCTAG